tatatgtttttcttgctTATCAACCTAGTTTCACCaaccaagaaaattattttttatgtgaagtTTTTTTCAAGATCTCATCGACATCAACCCAAAACCCCTCTTTCGTTTTCTGTTGTAAAACCAGTAATGCTATTCATGCTTTAGATTCTTATAAGCTgaaacaagaaatgaaaaaacttaaaaaactgtttttttattgttatttcaggTGATTACAAGTTATAACAACATCTATTAGAGCCCATAATATTTTTCACtctctaatttataattttctttttggtagTATAACTTGCACATTAGGAATGTATCGAAATCTGTATATTTTCCAGCTATACACCCTCATGATTGAATTTGGCCATCTTTGAAAGCTCATCAACTGCTTCAACCAAGTGATCGAGCCTAGCAACAAACTCAATGAGTAAGGAAGTAAAATTGGCAAGTGACAATGCTGCGGTGCTCTCCAATGCTTTCATTCTTGGCAGTAAGTCCATACTGAGAcctccttcttcttcaaaaGCATCCACTTCCCTTGATGGCCATGAATGGAGTCTTCTTGACTGTTTCCTCATCATCTCATGGTAGGACTCTGTCTGTTGTGGAGGAGTCCCTGAAGGCATGTTTTCGTTTATTTGACTCAAGTTATTTTCTGTACTGTTACTGTCAAACTCGGTTAATGGATTCGAGAGGTCGTACTGGGTGGTTGAAAATGTGACGGGGAGCTTGGTAAGTGGTTTGGAAGAGTTGTCAGGAGGATCAAAATTAGATGTGAGGAGATAAGAGTGCATGTCTATGGCTCGTTGCAGGCGCTCCGTTGCGCTATGAACCTTCTTTAGTAGTGAGGTTTTTGGGCTTCGCTTCATGTTACTAATGTCTTTTCCCAAGCTCCTAACGAGCTCTGCAGCATGTGTTGCTGCTTCCTGAATCTCTGAGTAGAATGTGAACCGGAGGTTGTGAGGTGCCTACAGATagaaaataacatcaaaattaataatgtttGCGATATACAATCAGAAAGTAGTTATAGTTTATTAAGTTCTCACTCTATCAGATTTATGTCGAATCGTGTTTCTGAAACCATCTACAGGTTCTACGTCCGACTATATCTAGATGGTCGATTGGCTTAGCGAAAGAAAGGTGGAGAAAAGAACTTCTGCGGGTTGAAGCTTACGTACCAAGTATGAAGTTTCCCATTGAATCGGAAAATCCGAGTTAATCTGCCTTATAGCCAGTGgactaacaattttttttttttgtacgcATATATAGATGAATACATAGTTTCTATTGTAGACcatattgttgttttaaaaattgttcTTTAGCTGTGCCTTTTCACTTGTATTATCAGTATTTTGGTTACAGATTTCCCAGTTCTGAGATATTTTGGGAGCTCCCACCTATGCATGATGTTTCTTAAATAGTATTCCTATAAATGTGGATCCAGTATAAAATACGAAGACATAGGTCATGCTTACTGTGGATTGAACTACTACTAATCAAGTCACGGGAATCTTTGTATACTTGTTATTATGGGAACAATTCAATTGATATGTGACAAAGAACAAAGAATAAATGGAGATTTATCATTTGTGTGTTATCTCTCAGCGAGTCAATATTCTTATGCCATCCCCTTAATGGAAGCCAATCGAAAGAACAAATACTTCGTATAATTTTGGTTCGAGTCCGATTTGCCTTTCCAAGTGTTCTCTTGTCTTAGATAAATCTAGCTAAGGTAGGCTTTGTTGGTTGCAGGCATATTTGTACACAGTTAGCATCTGATTCTGCTAAAGAAGAATATGAATATCCCGTCTGATAATTTATGCACACCTTAATAAGCAACATTGAAGTTGCACACTGGATGCACACGCATAGATAAAATCAGAGAAAAGTGAAAGGAAAATACCTGAATCTCAGAGTGTAAAACACCATGAAGTGCCATGACCTCATAAGCACAATATCGTAGAACTGCCCCAACTTTAACGTACTCCGACCATGGATAGAAGAAGTGTCCAAACTTGCCATGCGGTGGCTCCCATTTCGCCGAGTTGGCCTTTCAAACAAAGCCAGCAAAAACAATGatcattgttaatatttgcagttCAAAATAAGCTAGCCTTGACAGTAAAAGTTTTAACACATATTTACCAAGGATTCAAGTTTTGCAGAGGAATTTAAGGTGCTTTTGCATCTCCTGTAATTTGGCTCATCTGGAAATTCATCCATCACAGTCTTGGAGAACTCTGGATGATCTAGCCCTTCGTCTTCTAAATATTTCTTCACGCATTCTAGAATTCCGGAAAAGAGTACTGGCATTAGTTCCTATCTATATATTATGTGTTCCTCTTAATATATAAACTAATGTGTTGGTggtaatttgataatatatccATACGCTAAAAATGAAACCTGCAGACCGATTGTCTTACCTTCGAGAGAGTCGGCTACCGAGTTAAAGCTGTTGACAAGTTCCTTGTGCAACTGCTCCCCGGCCCATAtaggaaaaacaaacacattcaCTAGGACTGCTACAAACCCTCCAATGGCAATAGAGTACAGTCGG
This genomic interval from Populus alba chromosome 1, ASM523922v2, whole genome shotgun sequence contains the following:
- the LOC118033767 gene encoding aluminum-activated malate transporter 9, yielding MNGKKGSFEINIPPEATKSKLPGTSKEGSIGAFSSCKAWIWSVWEFAKEDSNRVKFALKVGLAVLLVSLLILFRAPYDIFGTNIIWSILTVAIMFEYTVGATFNRGFNRALGSLLAGVLAIAVAQLAIQSGRVAEPIIIGISIFLIGSITSFMKLWPSLVPYEYGFRVILFTYCLIIVSGYRMGNPITTAMDRLYSIAIGGFVAVLVNVFVFPIWAGEQLHKELVNSFNSVADSLEECVKKYLEDEGLDHPEFSKTVMDEFPDEPNYRRCKSTLNSSAKLESLANSAKWEPPHGKFGHFFYPWSEYVKVGAVLRYCAYEVMALHGVLHSEIQAPHNLRFTFYSEIQEAATHAAELVRSLGKDISNMKRSPKTSLLKKVHSATERLQRAIDMHSYLLTSNFDPPDNSSKPLTKLPVTFSTTQYDLSNPLTEFDSNSTENNLSQINENMPSGTPPQQTESYHEMMRKQSRRLHSWPSREVDAFEEEGGLSMDLLPRMKALESTAALSLANFTSLLIEFVARLDHLVEAVDELSKMAKFNHEGV